One segment of Microbacterium arborescens DNA contains the following:
- a CDS encoding alpha/beta hydrolase, with protein sequence MSVQWTLDNPGAGVPADIRAETGRRDTMSTLARSAAGNTTSAAPTSGWQGKAASALTGRTAQLSAELRILSDHAATHAGILRRYAAEVEAIKAEHAILASSHQQTAHIFARAHREHDAIAMFVEGSVVDEKARLASRIDTLEADIAGLNARLRILADRRAAADNTAIMALTSPEARGDISGILANTVGLPGSAAASGHTPSLEQLAELSEVELAILFALQPGLARQLQSESQPADVAAWWRTLTTDQQAAFVLGAPALIGSLGGITPASRVAANLVNAYHRIQAIDAEQASTAALAAERGGRYSMPGALANASTLAQEREYLERAVRGDIQLYLYDPEQGALIEMTGDPATAKSVLFVVPGTNTTMQSFMGAGDVTDFATWQVENAYEHAPVLAFTVLAGAMPQLSANIFEGPQNNTIATAAGANYARFVKEIDASMPSLPTMSYEHSAGSQVGSAAEQDNARFDIRYLAAGVGATDGFQTSADTKYFAAQAPDDINRYYAGIQVGDVGYGVGPEEFAGVEIVDTGVPTQGATDNLRDISFGLALPGAWPTAAFATANLISDSVTHHNYVFSANVSLNGPVLDHVRQQLAGIGGVQ encoded by the coding sequence GTGAGCGTCCAGTGGACGCTCGATAACCCCGGCGCCGGGGTTCCCGCAGACATCCGCGCAGAAACCGGCCGCCGAGACACCATGAGCACCCTCGCCCGGAGCGCGGCCGGCAACACGACCAGCGCCGCCCCGACCAGCGGATGGCAGGGTAAGGCCGCATCCGCGCTAACCGGTAGGACCGCTCAGCTATCCGCCGAACTTCGCATACTCAGCGACCACGCCGCGACCCATGCCGGCATCCTGCGGCGATACGCCGCGGAAGTCGAAGCCATCAAGGCCGAACACGCCATCCTCGCATCGTCCCACCAACAAACCGCCCACATCTTCGCCCGCGCGCACCGTGAGCACGACGCGATAGCGATGTTCGTCGAAGGCAGCGTGGTCGATGAGAAGGCCCGACTCGCCTCCCGAATCGACACCCTCGAAGCCGACATCGCCGGCCTCAACGCCCGCTTGCGGATCCTCGCGGATCGCCGCGCAGCTGCCGACAACACCGCCATCATGGCGCTCACCAGCCCCGAAGCTCGAGGGGATATCTCCGGCATCCTCGCCAACACCGTCGGTCTCCCCGGCTCCGCCGCGGCCAGCGGCCACACCCCGTCCCTGGAACAGCTCGCGGAACTCAGCGAGGTCGAGCTCGCCATCCTCTTCGCACTCCAACCAGGCTTGGCCCGCCAACTGCAGTCCGAATCGCAACCAGCAGACGTCGCCGCATGGTGGAGAACCCTCACCACCGACCAACAAGCCGCGTTCGTACTCGGAGCGCCCGCACTCATCGGATCCCTCGGCGGCATCACCCCCGCGAGTAGAGTCGCGGCGAACCTCGTGAACGCATACCACCGCATCCAAGCCATCGACGCTGAACAAGCGAGTACAGCCGCTCTTGCAGCAGAACGCGGCGGAAGATACTCCATGCCGGGTGCCTTGGCGAACGCGTCCACCCTTGCTCAAGAGAGGGAGTATCTGGAGCGAGCCGTGAGAGGCGATATCCAGCTCTACCTCTACGACCCCGAACAGGGTGCGCTCATCGAGATGACCGGAGATCCCGCGACAGCCAAGAGCGTCCTCTTTGTCGTCCCCGGTACCAACACCACAATGCAGAGCTTCATGGGCGCAGGTGATGTGACCGATTTCGCGACCTGGCAAGTGGAGAACGCATACGAGCACGCCCCGGTGCTTGCATTCACCGTTCTCGCCGGTGCGATGCCGCAGCTGTCAGCCAACATCTTCGAGGGACCACAGAACAACACCATCGCGACCGCGGCGGGTGCCAACTACGCTCGATTCGTGAAAGAGATTGACGCGTCCATGCCGTCGCTCCCGACCATGAGCTACGAGCACAGCGCAGGGTCCCAGGTAGGTAGCGCCGCCGAGCAGGACAACGCTCGTTTTGACATCAGGTACCTAGCTGCAGGAGTGGGTGCCACGGATGGCTTCCAGACCAGCGCCGACACGAAGTACTTCGCCGCGCAAGCACCGGACGACATCAACCGCTATTACGCCGGAATACAGGTCGGCGACGTCGGTTACGGCGTCGGTCCTGAGGAGTTTGCCGGGGTCGAGATCGTCGACACTGGAGTGCCGACTCAAGGTGCCACCGACAACCTGAGGGACATCAGTTTCGGCCTTGCGCTCCCTGGAGCTTGGCCCACGGCGGCCTTCGCGACCGCGAATCTCATCTCCGACAGCGTGACCCACCATAACTACGTTTTCAGCGCGAATGTGTCCCTAAACGGGCCTGTCCTCGATCATGTCCGCCAGCAGCTGGCCGGCATCGGGGGCGTACAGTGA